A portion of the Lolium rigidum isolate FL_2022 chromosome 1, APGP_CSIRO_Lrig_0.1, whole genome shotgun sequence genome contains these proteins:
- the LOC124671390 gene encoding ethylene-responsive transcription factor ERF013-like — MVKTTTSNGSVGAKQHLGGHGNGGKMRTYKGVRMRSWGAWVSEIRAPGQKTRIWLGSHSTAEAAARAYDAALLCLKGASAAAELNFPVRFPFDLPPAAMSPKSIQRVAAAAAAGSASAPIDFTCAGAGSASHSDSDNGIASDCSSSNASAVSSPETAGSCSDTADLDGYDIGGDLPDYSALADIDAFFQSPKCMEYAMMDPCSSFFAPAPMEMEDACGWEEEGHIALWSFSSLN; from the coding sequence ATGGTGAAGACAACGACGAGCAATGGCAGCGTGGGGGCGAAGCAGCACCTCGGAGGGCATGGCAATGGCGGCAAGATGAGGACGTACAAGGGCGTGCGGATGAGGAGCTGGGGCGCTTGGGTTTCTGAGATCCGCGCGCCGGGGCAGAAGACCAGGATATGGCTCGGCTCCCACTCcaccgccgaggcggcggcgcgcgcctaCGACGCCGCGTTGCTCTGCCTCAAgggtgcctccgccgccgccgagctcaaCTTCCCCGTGCGCTTTCCCTTCGACCTCCCGCCCGCCGCCATGTCGCCCAAGTCCATCCAGcgcgtcgctgccgccgccgccgccggcagtgcCAGCGCTCCTATCGACTTCACCTGTGCCGGTGCCGGCAGTGCCAGCCACAGCGATAGTGATAATGGCATCGCCTCGGACTGTAGCTCCAGCAATGCCTCCGCCGTGAGCTCCCCGGAGACGGCGGGCAGCTGCAGTGACACCGCCGACCTGGACGGCTACGACATCGGAGGAGACCTCCCGGATTACAGCGCACTCGCGGACATCGACGCGTTCTTCCAGTCGCCCAAGTGCATGGAGTACGCCATGATGGACCCGTGCAGCTCCTTTTTCGCGCCGGCGCCCATGGAGATGGAGGACGCGTGTGGCTGGGAGGAGGAAGGCCACATTGCGCTCTGGAGCTTCTCCTCTCTCAACTGA